One window from the genome of Glycine soja cultivar W05 chromosome 12, ASM419377v2, whole genome shotgun sequence encodes:
- the LOC114378455 gene encoding uncharacterized protein LOC114378455, producing the protein MSYLNRVWMAATVAVAQGHTDPGHKCKTALTSIHHNRSRLFSGGSLSDLRPLSGVVGSDVAGSVAGSSDVENRVRQADDSLRKVMYLSCWGQG; encoded by the coding sequence ATGAGTTACTTGAACCGTGTTTGGATGGCGGCGACGGTGGCGGTGGCGCAGGGCCACACCGATCCCGGCCACAAGTGCAAGACGGCGCTCACCTCCATCCACCACAACCGGAGCCGCCTCTTCTCCGGCGGATCCCTGTCAGATCTCCGGCCTCTTTCCGGCGTCGTGGGATCTGACGTGGCCGGCTCGGTGGCGGGGAGCTCCGACGTGGAGAATAGGGTGAGGCAAGCCGACGACTCTCTGAGGAAAGTGATGTACTTGAGCTGCTGGGGTCAGGGCTGA